The following proteins come from a genomic window of Chloroflexota bacterium:
- a CDS encoding DUF1501 domain-containing protein, translated as MTSRREWLQRTGMIALGVAAFPAWMPRLALAPQGAPTRGDVLVCVFMRGAADCLNLVAPHGDKDYYAARATLAIAQPKASQNQTAIDLDGFFGLHPALRPFKAIYDARDLAIIHAVGSPDPTHSHFDAMDYMERGTPGEKQMTTGWIGRHLQMMATSNQSPFRAIGMGALLQQSLRGTVPATALQSIADFHLQGDQRRVQQMQTALASLYEGDGFIETNGQQTLQAMRDLAKITSSKYTPAGGAKYPDTAFGKSLMAIAQLIKAGIGVEVACADLGGWDTHVQQGNATGQQAQLAEELSQSIAAFYTDMRDQMKQITLVTMTEFGRRVQENSNRGTDHGHGSAMFVLGGNINGGKVYGEWLGLGKDKLYGPGDLAVTTDFRDVLGEIVQKRLANSNLAGVFPNYPTFKFRGIAKEQTAMQTAPSYAIELPFNIRIPLPA; from the coding sequence ATAACTTCTCGCCGCGAATGGTTGCAACGTACAGGGATGATCGCGCTAGGTGTCGCCGCATTTCCCGCGTGGATGCCACGGCTCGCGCTCGCGCCGCAGGGCGCGCCGACGCGCGGCGATGTGCTCGTCTGCGTGTTCATGCGCGGCGCGGCGGATTGCCTCAACCTCGTCGCGCCGCACGGCGACAAGGATTACTACGCCGCGCGCGCGACACTCGCTATCGCGCAACCGAAAGCATCACAAAATCAAACCGCGATAGACCTGGACGGATTTTTCGGTTTGCATCCGGCGCTGCGTCCGTTCAAAGCGATTTACGATGCGCGCGATCTTGCGATCATTCACGCGGTCGGCTCGCCCGATCCAACGCACTCGCATTTCGACGCGATGGACTACATGGAACGCGGCACGCCCGGCGAAAAACAAATGACGACCGGCTGGATCGGGCGGCATCTGCAAATGATGGCGACCTCGAATCAATCGCCGTTCCGCGCGATTGGCATGGGAGCGCTGTTGCAACAATCGCTGCGCGGCACCGTGCCGGCGACCGCGCTGCAAAGCATCGCGGACTTTCATCTGCAAGGCGATCAACGCCGCGTGCAACAAATGCAAACCGCGCTCGCGTCGTTGTACGAAGGCGATGGATTCATCGAAACGAACGGACAACAAACGTTGCAGGCGATGCGCGACCTTGCCAAGATCACATCGTCCAAGTACACGCCCGCCGGTGGCGCGAAATACCCGGACACTGCGTTCGGTAAATCGTTGATGGCAATCGCGCAGTTGATCAAAGCCGGCATCGGCGTCGAAGTGGCGTGCGCCGACTTGGGTGGCTGGGACACGCACGTGCAACAAGGCAACGCGACCGGGCAACAGGCGCAACTCGCGGAAGAATTATCGCAAAGCATCGCGGCGTTCTACACCGACATGCGCGATCAGATGAAACAGATCACGCTCGTCACGATGACCGAGTTCGGTCGCCGCGTGCAGGAGAATTCGAATCGCGGCACCGATCACGGACATGGCAGCGCGATGTTCGTGCTGGGCGGCAACATCAACGGCGGCAAGGTGTACGGCGAGTGGCTCGGCTTGGGCAAAGACAAACTGTACGGTCCCGGCGACCTCGCGGTGACGACGGATTTTCGCGACGTGCTCGGTGAAATCGTCCAGAAACGTTTGGCAAACTCGAATCTTGCCGGCGTGTTTCCAAATTACCCGACGTTCAAGTTTCGCGGGATCGCGAAGGAACAAACCGCGATGCAGACCGCGCCCAGTTACGCGATTGAATTGCCGTTTAACATTCGGATTCCGCTGCCGGCGTAG